TACTCTGCAGATTCATAATCTGGATCTCAATGAATTTCAGGCTGCATTGAGTTCCCTGAGTCTGTTGATGAGTGAATACAAAGAACAGTTAATTAGTTTTTCAAAACATTAAGATAATGAATATTTTTAAGAGAATTTTCCGGATAGGACAGGCAGAAATCCATTCGGTAGTAGAGAAGATGGAAGATCCCATCAAAATGACGGAACAAGGTATCCGTGAAATGAAAGATGATCTGGCGCAGGCTTTGGAGGCATATGCCAAAGTAAAAGCACTGGCTATCCGTACAGAGAATAATACGGATAAGAAACGTGCGGAATCTGCAGAATTTGAGCAGAAGGCAATTTTGCTGTTGCAAAAAAATCAAAAAGGAGAGCTTTCAGTTGAAAAAGCGGAGTCGCTCGCAAAAGAAGCTTTGTTATTGAAGAATCAATTGCTGGCGGAAGTGCGGGAGCTGGAAAAACAGACCGTTATTCACAAAGCTTCTGCTGAAGAAATTCAGAAAAATGTAGATATCCTGAAGTTCAATATCTCTAAATG
The Sphingobacterium spiritivorum genome window above contains:
- a CDS encoding PspA/IM30 family protein — protein: MNIFKRIFRIGQAEIHSVVEKMEDPIKMTEQGIREMKDDLAQALEAYAKVKALAIRTENNTDKKRAESAEFEQKAILLLQKNQKGELSVEKAESLAKEALLLKNQLLAEVRELEKQTVIHKASAEEIQKNVDILKFNISKWENELTTLKARVKVSAATKMVNKQLANIDSNSTISMLERMKEKVEEDEALSQAYGEIAKGNKTAREEIDEAIGGPESVSNELEELKRQLGITPDNPA